Proteins from a single region of Bombus huntii isolate Logan2020A chromosome 2, iyBomHunt1.1, whole genome shotgun sequence:
- the LOC126878097 gene encoding nonsense-mediated mRNA decay factor SMG5, with the protein MRRTYNAAADVRTTDSLEQTRRLHKGITDIAKRLDEQKSRALTITDLFTPSGEGLRVKLKDYCVRLITKDPVEYARKTEELLWRKAFYDIVYASKKLRKGNAWTETEKAMLSVHLAVGVGFYHHFILKLQLEYGLDLVGAIDFAYVQNVTGLSSVKSKISQSKHHTEEVKQCVMRLIHRSLVCLGDLARYKLELDPYWDPLIAKRYYKMAIATDPNIGMPHNQMGTIAGNTNYGLDAVYHYMRCILCSEPFEGAEGNLKRAIVTHSIYTDEKYPTHVCVSRLFSLLQLWDYDVPNSDRINQECQDLLTNIENCLSTEQSEPNNTNTISSTNEKESNIEVYLQNCKNEQTNYLTDDMIFKIVAICLMSISRLKGKESSEVQGVVAITLAILSQLIQFTITRLQESFIDLSLPNIEVSNSKNNNCNTESIDVEDKDNAIKQLNFDESNESKIINDNKASFEKESVENNSEIQNGSRKTRDKTKSLLTKLRRRKRRNSSDSDASDIDPTLESSSDEINSDVSETEDDILSEENVLSEDALSEDITDDEGASVQVNQEDIDKSEAKKINGHIEMERKSETPEMITEQVQNGEQTLNDQMDKKVNDKDSLANSGSIETNSNSTFDENSASSNRVTYIAQSKKENFKPEDVLNIINGKEILASIKICCDWLKSNPDIIRICGKSSRTLLKRVTILLNLINMNTETLLKNFKDDSMILSSADKLKECVKIVPLPEDIDLRGLNLLEHAQKSLNWKILHRHKMNKQEETLLRALKLIEFGHFLSSVEDAGVKYEEAKQLFVMIDLNTSNTKDNGKSWDMDHSRGKLMRHMGKLWLKAEVCALETRLRSRLMSPYLVPDHEALSKHTPALKRLVYAKKFIVVIPSVVVSALDEVKRISGRAREATRWLEAQLKRGSRFLRAQRPHERLALPFIKGPRPKDKEAWLFFQIIECCHYLTQQTKVGMINDAETPVVTLLTGCNPDDKRVFTFSPEGLAKSAGVNIEYIESFHTKWKASSKSHG; encoded by the exons ATGAGGAGAACGTATAACGCTGCAGCAGATGTCCGAACGACTGATTCTCTCGAACAAACAAGACGTTTGCACAA GGGTATAACAGATATTGCCAAAAGATTGGATGAGCAAAAGAGTCGTGCATTAACAATAACAGATTTGTTTACCCCTTCAGGGGAAGGACTACGGGTGAAGCTTAAAGATTATTGTGTGAGATTAATAACTAAAGATCCTGTTGAGTATGCACGTAAAACTGAAGAATTATTGTGGAGAAAAGCATTTTATGATATTGTTTATGCATCTAAAAAATTGCGAAAG GGTAATGCATGGACTGAAACAGAAAAAGCAATGTTATCTGTCCACTTGGCAGTAGGAGTTGGTTTTTACCatcattttatattgaaaCTACAACTAGAATATGGTTTAGATCTAGTTGGTGCTATTGATTTTGCATATGTACAAAATGTAACAGGATTATCAAGT gtGAAGAGTAAAATCAGCCAATCTAAACATCATACTGAAGAAGTGAAACAATGTGTTATGCGCCTAATTCATAGAAGTTTGGTATGCCTTGGGGACTTAGCTAGATATAAATTAGAATTAGATCCATATTGGGATCCATTGATAGCAAAGAGGTATTATAAAATGGCTATAGCAACTGATCCAAATATTGGAATGCCTCATAATCAAATGGGCACTATAGCAGGCAATACAAATTATGGTCTTGATGCAGTATATCACTATATGAGATG caTTTTATGTTCCGAACCATTTGAAGGAGCAGagggaaatttaaaaagagCCATTGTTACACACTCTATTTACACAGACGAGAAGTATCCTACACATGTCTGTGTTTCACGATTATTTTCTCTGTTACAATTATGGGATTATGATGTACCAAATTCTGATCGGATAAATCAAGAATGCCAg GATCTTTTAACTAATATTGAAAATTGCTTGAGTACAGAGCAATCTGAGCCAAATAATACTAATACTATTAGCAGTACCaatgaaaaagaaagtaatatCGAAGTATATCTCCAAAACTGTAAAAATGAACAAACAAATTACTTAACAGATGACATGATATTCAAAATTGTAGCTATATGTTTGATGTCCATTTCTAGATTAAAAGGCAAAGAATCTAGCGAGGTGCAAGGCGTTGTCGCCATAACTTTAGCAATACTGTCTCAACTAATACAATTTACAATAACTAGATTACAAGAATCTTTTATAGATTTGTCACTACCCAATATAGAAGTATCAAACTCGAAAAATAACAACTGCAATACCGAGTCAATAGATGTGGAAGATAAAGATAATGCCATAAAACAACTAAATTTCGATGAAAGTAACGAATCTAAGATTATAAATGATAACAAAGCATCTTTCGAAAAAGAAAGTGTAGAAAACAACAGTGAAATTCAAAATGGCTCGCGAAAAACACGAGATAAAACTAAAAGTTTGCTCACGAAACTTCGAAGACGAAAGCGGAGGAATAGCAGTGATTCAGATGCGAGTGACATTGATCCAACTTTGGAATCCTCTAGCGATGAGATAAATTCTGATGTTTCTGAAACAGAGGACGATATATTAAGCGAAGAGAACGTATTATCAGAAGACGCGTTGTCTGAAGATATTACGGACGACGAAGGTGCATCTGTGCAAGTAAATCAAGAAGATATTGACAAATCTGAAGCGAAAAAGATAAATGGACACAtagaaatggaaagaaaaagtGAAACGCCCGAAATGATCACTGAACAGGTACAAAATGGTGAGCAAACACTTAATGATCAAATGGATAAAAAAGTTAATGATAAAGATTCTTTAGCTAATTCTGGAAGTATAGAAACTAATTCCAATAGCACGTTTGATGAAAATAGTGCCTCATCGAATAGAGTAACTTACATTGCTCaatcaaaaaaagaaaattttaaaccGGAAGATGTGCTGAATATTATAAATGGAAAAGAAATACTGGCATCTATTAAAATATGTTGCGATTGGTTGAAAAGCAATCCCGATATTATACGAATATGTGGAAAAAGTTCGCGCACTTTATTAAAACgtgttacaattttattaaatttaatcaatatGAATACAGAAAcgctattaaaaaattttaaggaCGATAGTATGATTTTATCGAGTGCAGATAAATTGAAAGAATGCGTTAAAATAGTTCCGTTACCGGAAGATATTGATTTAAGAGGGTTGAATCTTTTGGAACATGCCCAGAAGTCTCTGAATTGGAAGATACTGCATAGGCATAAGATGAATAAGCAAGAGGAAACCTTATTGAGAGCactaaaattaattgaatttgGACATTTTCTTAGTTCCGTCGAGGACGCAGGAGTGAAATATGAAGAGGCAAAACAATTATTTGTGATGATTGATTTGAATACCTCTAATACAAAAGATAACGGTAAAAGTTGGGATATGGATCATTCACGTGGAAAATTAATGAGACATATGGGCAAATTATGGTTGAAAGCGGAAGTCTGTGCTCTAGAGACTCGTTTAAGATCTAGGCTTATGTCTCCTTATTTGGTACCTGATCATGAAGCTTTATCCAAACATACACCGGCTCTAAAGCGTTTGGTGTACGCTAAGAAATTTATTGTTGTAATTCCTAGTGTCG TTGTTTCTGCATTGGATGAAGTAAAACGTATTAGTGGTAGAGCACGAGAAGCAACACGTTGGTTAGAAGCTCAATTGAAGCGTGGCTCAAGGTTTCTTCGAGCTCAAAGACCTCACGAGCGTCTAGCATTACCGTTTATTAAAGGACCAAGACCAAAGGATAAAGAAGCATggttattttttcaaattatagaGTGCTGCCACTATCTTACCCAACAGACGAAAGTTGGTATGATAAACGATGCAGAAACTCCAGTTGTGACATTACTAACTGGTTGTAACCCAGATGATAAAAGAGTCTTCACTTTTAGCCCTGAGGGGTTGGCAAAGAGTGCAG GTGTCAACATCGAATATATTGAATCATTTCATACAAAGTGGAAGGCATCAAGTAAAAGTCATGGTTGA
- the LOC126878118 gene encoding ubiquilin-4 produces MAEGQDTRKKITVNVKTPKEKQTVEIEEDASIKDFKEAISKKFNAQTEQLCLIFAGKIMKDHETLSTHNVKDGLTVHLVIKAPRTPTNQSQDSTPQRSQADINASPFGLGSLGGLVGLASLGSGSTNFIDLQQRMQRELLLNPEALHQVLNHPLVQSLMNDTESMRNLVAANPQMRELMQSNPEISHMLNNPELLRQTIELARNPSMLQELMRSHDRAISNLESIPGGYSALRRMYRDIQEPMFAAAANEQNPFAALVQNNSSEDSQNNPQQGQENRDPLPNPWSQNQSDSSNQQPQQQQQQQGRGLLNSPGMQSLAAQMMENPQLIRNMLNAPYTRSMLEALAADPAMANRMISANPFLRGNPQMQEQMRAMMPAFIQQMQNPQIQNVVTNPDALAAIMQIQQGMEQLRTVAPDLVENMGLTVPPTTTTPSGGTTNPTPPATESSDTNQQDAFSQFMARMVSAMALNQGVEVDGQPVPPPEERYRAQLEQLTAMGFVNREANLQALIATFGDINAAVERLLSNGQVSMS; encoded by the exons ATGGCAGAAGGCCAGGATACTCGAAAGAAAATTACTGTTAACGTCAAAACGccaaaagaaaaacaaacCGTTGAGATCGAAGAAGATGCGAGTATTAAAGAT ttCAAAGAGGCAATTTCGAAGAAGTTCAATGCTCAAACAGAACAATTATGCCTAATCTTTGCTGGAAAGATTATGAAAGATCACGAAACTCTGAGTACACATAATGTAAAAGATGGTTTGACGGTGCATCTGGTTATCAAGGCACCACGTACTCCCACTAATCAAAGTCAAGATTCTACACCTCAACGGTCACAAG CTGACATAAATGCTAGTCCTTTTGGATTGGGAAGTTTAGGAGGACTTGTAGGTCTAGCCTCACTTGGTTCAGGGTCCACTAACTTTATAGATTTACAACAGCGCATGCAACGCGAGTTACTGTTAAATCCAGAAGCACTGCATCAAGTACTTAATCATCCATTGGTGCAAAGTTTAATGAATGACACAGAAAGCATGCGCAACTTGGTTGCAGCTAATCCAcaaatgcgagaattgatgCAAAGTAATCCAGAAATTAGTCATATGTTGAATAATCCTGAATTATTAAG ACAAACAATAGAGTTGGCACGTAATCCATCAATGCTCCAAGAATTAATGCGTTCCCATGACAGAGCTATATCTAATTTAGAAAGTATTCCTGGCGGATATAGTGCACTTCGTCGCATGTATCGTGATATTCAGGAGCCCATGTTTGCTGCAGCAGCCAATGAGCAAAATCCTTTTGCGGCACTAGTGCAAAATAATAGTAGCGAAGATAGTCAGAATAATCCACAGCAAGGCCAAGAAAATAGAGATCCATTGCCAAATCCTTGGTCTCAGAATCAAAGTGATTCTTCAAATCAGCAACCacaacagcagcaacagcagcaagGGAGAGGCCTTTTAAATTCTCCAGGAATGCAAAGTCTTGCAGCTCAAATGATGGAAAATCCACAGCTGATACGAAACATGTTAAATGCTCCATATACAAGGTCTATGTTAGAAGCTTTGGCAGCAGATCCAGCTATGGCCAATAGGATGATTTCTGCTAATCCTTTTCTTCGAGGAAATCCTCAGATGCAAGAACAGATGAGAGCCATGATGCCAGCATTTATTCAACAAATGCAAAATCCTCAAATTCAAAATGTTGTTACTAATCCGGATGCTTTAGCTGCTATCATGCAAATTCAACAAGGCATGGAACAGTTACGTACTGTTGCTCCGGATCTTGTTGAAAA CATGGGTTTGACTGTACCGCCTACGACTACAACACCTAGTGGAGGTACAACAAATCCAACGCCACCGGCGACGGAGTCATCAGATACAAATCAACAAGACGCATTCTCCCAATTTATGGCACGCATG gTATCGGCAATGGCATTAAACCAAGGTGTAGAGGTGGATGGTCAACCTGTTCCCCCACCGGAAGAACGTTACAGGGCGCAATTAGAACAACTTACAGCTATGGGTTTTGTTAATAGAGAGGCTAATTTACAAG CACTAATCGCCACATTCGGAGATATAAATGCAGCTGTTGAACGACTACTGTCTAACGGACAAGTGTCTATGAGCTAA
- the LOC126878159 gene encoding gonadal protein gdl, whose protein sequence is MDVATPTPQDLQRKLYFLVEQLQHMAGELPPKYQMRLPYELLSGLANSLLNDTIFEIVKGLMEIQHVTEKHLFQQRLQLLNQQKIEMQESLSSTYTDEERTTMKVTLYKKHKEELKQMDMKLVLQLDQKVADQQSILEKAGVPGFYVTNNPIEIQVQMRLCDFIIRLSKMEVPS, encoded by the coding sequence ATGGATGTAGCTACTCCAACCCCACAAGATCTTCAGAGAAAACTGTATTTTTTAGTGGAGCAACTCCAACACATGGCTGGTGAACTTCCTCCAAAGTATCAAATGCGTCTTCCTTATGAATTATTATCTGGTTTAGCTAATTCTCTATTGAATGATACAATATTTGAAATTGTTAAGGGATTAATGGAGATACAGCATGTTACAGAGAAACATCTTTTTCAACAACGTCTTCAGTTATTAAATCAACAGAAAATCGAAATGCAAGAATCATTATCATCAACATACACAGATGAAGAAAGAACAACGATGAAAGTAACATTATATAAAAAACACAAAGAGGAGCTTAAACAAATGGATATGAAATTAGTTCTACAATTAGATCAAAAAGTAGCAGACCAAcaaagtattttagaaaaagcTGGTGTACCTGGCTTTTATGTTACCAACAATCCAATAGAAATACAAGTCCAAATGAGATTGTGTGACTTCATAATTAGACTGAGTAAAATGGAGGTTCCAAGTTAA